DNA from Sulfolobus islandicus Y.N.15.51:
GGCCAGATTCAATGAAATCCTTCTTTTTCATTTTTATTATAGTTATTCTCTATTTCGTTCTTCTTCAATTAGAATTCTCTATTGATAGAAGAGAACGGTAAACTGAGGAGTTTAAGGTGAGAAAATGATTATCGGTATGGGAAAAAGTCCAGTAACTGCAATTCTGCAGCAATACAGCTATATCTGTGCATATCCTTGCTTCTTTGATAACAAAGTATTGCTGACTGAGAATAGAAGCAGGGCTTATATCCAGTACATTAAATTATTAGTAAGGCATTATGCAAAATACGGCAGGGCTCTTAAAATCGCAATATGGCCCGACTATACTCCATTATATAAGGTAGAGAAAATAGCAAACATATACTTGTTTAATAATATAAGCTTCATAGTTCCTATACACGATTTATCAGAACTAGAGATTGTAGATGAACTAGTAGAGAATGGGTTCAGGGTTTTCGCGGGTTATGCTTCCGATAAGAAGCTTAGAAAATATGAACTTGATGACTTCAAAGAAGTAGCAAATTACGACCGGTGGTATCTAGGAGTATCATCTAAGCATGAGGTAAGAGAGGCAGTACTATATAATTTCCAGGGTTTTGACATAACAACATTTCTCTTTGGAAGACATGAGGATAGAAAGGACAGCAAAAAACTTGCATCAAATATACTGAATTTCGTTAAAGAGATCAGTAAGGTCAAAGGCAAACAAACTATTCTTTACGATTTCTGCGGTAAACTGGGGAGTTTAACGGGTGAAAGACGGTGATAGGCGTTGAAATAACTCCTAAATCCTCCAGGGTTATCAACACCTTGGCCTTTCTGCTGGAGAACGGGAGCTCCTTCGCTCACCAACTATCTCAAATCATGAACATGGACTCCAGAGAAGTATACCCCATGCTGAAGACCTGGATCCTAAAGGGAGTTGTAACGGTATCAAAACAGGGTAGGAGGAACGTCTATTCGATCTCCCAGAAATTCAAATCTTTAATCAGCAGTGTCGTAAAGAAGTATTCTTATAAGGGCAGGGAATTCATAATAGCTAAGGCTAAGGAGAGGTATAAGAGGTTCTTAGGGAGGGATCCGGACCCGGAAGTATTAGCAGTAATAGAGTACTTTGTAGATAAAGCACTCTCTGGAAACCCCTACGTCCAAGGATCTCAAAACGAAAGCGTTGCAGAGTTGTTGGCCAGGGTACTGAACATTTCCTTATATGATATTAATGAAATACTGAGGGAACTAGTCCAGGCTAACATCTTATATGTTTGGAGGAACAGAAAGGCAAGGTTAGACTCTTCCCTTACGGCCTAACTGCCTTACCTAAAACTATGAGTAATTTTTCTCAGTCTCGTAATAAAAGTTCTAACTAGCGTAAACTCCCCAGTTTAATTTGTAAAAACTCAAAGTAAAAACAAACTAATTCTTTGAATAAACTCCCCAGTTTATTGAGAAAAATAGAAACCTCTCTAAAAAGAGACTTGCTATTTATTACTACTACTCAAACTTTCACAAAAAATAAAAACAAAAACAAACGTTCTTACACTACTTTCAATTTTACAACTTTTTACTTAGGCTAATTTTACGCTAAATTATAGCTAATTGAATTTTTTGTTTTATTTTTAGAAAAATTTTATGAAAAGAAAGAAGGCCTTACATACTTCTTTTTACTGGGCCTAAGCTTTTTCACTCTTCTGTTTTTCATTCTCAGAACTCTTAGTAGTAGTTATTACCAGTAGTCGAATTTTTCTTCAGTAAACTGGGGAGTTTAATTCTATCTCAGCTATTACTAAAACTTTCTTACCTATTAATTTCTCCCCTATCTCTTTAGGAATAGAAATACTAAAGTAAGGAATATTTTCTTCTCCTTTTCTGTAATATTCCAAAGAAAATATCTTCACATTACTTAACTCTATTTTCTCTTCATTGGTAACTATTGTTACGTTTTTTAATATTTTTCTCTCCTTAAGTATGTTAGAATACTCTATAGGAAAAGTAACTATATAATAAGGATACTTAACCTTCTCTCCCTGACTGTTAATCTTTACGTTATACTTTACCCTTACTTTTAACTCCTCTTTAATTATCATATGTATGGATATTTTTAATTTTCCCTTATAAATCTTTCTTTATTTTAAGAGAGATTCCCTTCTAAATTATAGAAGAATCTAAGAGAGAAATATTTAAATACTAGAAAGTAATAACTATACTTGTGAAAGAAAAATGGCAAAAAGAACAAATAAGACAAGAAAAAGCAAAAAAGAAGAAGATGAAATGATAGACGAAGTACAAGAAAAATTTGGGGAATATTGCTCTGACCCAGAGAACTACACTGATGAGGCTTGTGAAAAGTTATTTTAATTTTTTTTTTTAAAAAAACTTTCTAAGAATATAGCATATAATTTTCTTATTGTTATAATTCTCTCTTAGTACAGTAGTTTATTTAGGAGAGAAATATTTATATATTAGTTTAAAGAAAGTATAATTGATGACGGAAAACAAAAAGAACAAAAAAGAAGTAAACATGACATTCATATCATTTCCTAGCAAAGAAATTTTTGAACAAATATATAATGAGCTAAGTGAAGACGGTAAAAAAGAATTAGATAGAATGATGAAAGAAGGTAGAGTAAAGATATACTAATTTTTCATTTAATATTTTAAACTTTTTCCTCAATTTGCTAGCATTTTCTCAATTTCTTCTCCTATCTTGTCGTCTAATTTCTGAATCCCTGGCATTGGCTTGAAATTAAACTTCTCCTTCAATACTCAAAATTGGGAGAAAGAGAAGAGATAGAAAAGAAGAATTTACCACAGAATTGTGAGAAATTAAGGCAAAAAAGTAGTTTAACTCAAGATTGTGAGAAAAAAGATAAAATGAATAGGGGGTTTTACCACAAAAATGGGTAAAATTTCATTCTCACTAAAAATATATTCAAGTTATAATAAAAAGATTATTTTAAAAATTCATCTAAATTTAATTCGGATTTTACAGTATATTCTGGATATTTCTTATACACATAGGATAACAACTCCTTAAGGTCCTTATTCCCAAATCTATTTATTAAATCGTTTACCGCGTTGGCGATATCTTGATTTACCTGCGGTAACTCCTTAGATGTGATTAAACTCTTATCTACGTTATCTTTAACTTCCTTAACCTCTATCCTATCCTTAAGCTCCTCAAGATCCTTATAAAGTTGGGGAGTAAAAGGACCATATTTGTATGGTTCAAAATTGTAAGCTAGATTAATGTTATATTCCTTTTGAAGGAGGAATAGATACTTCATTAACTCTGTCATATAGACTGGCCTACCTTTAATCTTAGACGCTTGATAGACTAAATATGGTATTACTACAGATCTAAGTAGGATAATTTGCCTCCTCCAATCCTCAGTTAATTTCCCTGTTAATGCTAACCTAAGAATAGACTTATATAGAGTATTTGCCTCATCTTCTAAGTTCTGTAGGAAATCATTAAATCGAATAATAAGTTCATCAACCTTTTGAAGTAGTTCTACGATCTTCTTTTGTTCCTCTAGGGGAGGTAAAGGAATTAGTAAATTTCTTATTGTATCTAAGTTAAGATTCCACTTCCCTGCTTGGTTTTTAACCACTTTCTTAAAAGATCCGTTTAGATGATACCATGAGAGTAAATAATATATATAATATGGTTCCACATCCTTTGATACAATCCGTATTGCCGTTAGATGATTACTAAAGGTTATCTTTTGATTTAAAGGCATATCAATAATACCAAGTTTCCCTATATGATCAATACTACCATTAGTATTGACCAATACGATATCCAAATGCCTGAGCAAATACCTCTCAATTTTTGGAGATTCAGGTATATATACAATTCTATGAAAAACAATCCTATCCGTTTCATTATCAATATTATCTGGTCTTAAATGGATTACTTTACTATTCTCATCTCTTTTCCTCTCTGAAAAACCAGAACGTATAATAGCAATTTCATTAAGTCTTCTTACTTCCCAATCCTTAGGAAATTCGCCAATATCAGTCTCAACATAATCTCTATGCCCTATACCTTTAGTCAATAATTCCTTTCTTATTACTTTCGTTATAGTTTCTGTAGAATTTCTAATTTGAATAATATAATCCTTTAAGGTGTAATAAATATCAGTGGCCTTTTGAAGTAGTTCTACGATCTTCTTTTGTTCTTCTAGGGGAAGTATAGGAACTGAGCTATTTAAAACTATTTCAAGTGTAAGATTGGGTTGAGTACCCTTTTTAATAAATTTACTCCAATAAGGTTTGAAGTATAGATACCAATAATATAAAAATTCTGTATCTATAATATTCTTATTAGGTATTATTCCTATAATTGCTTGATTTGTCGCTACTGGTATTTTATTAATTGCAACAAATCCTAAAGAACCATAAATTGTTAATAGTAAAGAATCCTTTGGAACTATCCAAGCATTAGAATTTTCTAATCCTTTTTCAGTAATAAATTCCTCAGTATTGTATAGATACTTACCAGATTTCGTTATATCTTGTATCTTTGCAAATGGAATGTTTCCGTTCCAATATTCAGGAACATTTCTTCTGGGTGTTCCTCCAGATTTTGCTTTTATTATAACATCTTTTAATTTTCTTACATCCCAATCCTTAGGAAATTCACCAATATCAATCTCAACATAATCACTCATTTTCATCGCCAATGCCTAAGATCTTCTTTAACTCATTCAACCTTTTCATAGCGTCACTTAAGTTAGTCTCCATTAATTCTATAAGTTGTTTGGGATCTGCATTTTCTTCCTCTAACCTGACTTTCCTATATACGTTAATATCTAATCTATAATCATGTTTCCTTATCTCTTCAACATCTACTACGAAGTACTGTTCAGTTTGAGGTATTTCCTCTCCTCTCTTAAATTTCTGATAAATTTCTAGAGCTAAAGGCAAGTCTCCGCATCCATCTATATCCCCCTTCTTATCACAATCCCCTATAGGTTTCCTAGTCGGTTTAAGTTCATAGCCGTCGCTTTCTATGTTAAAGAAAAGTACCTTATCTGTAGTCTTTTCTCCCTTGTTAGGCCTTCTAAAGACTAATATATCTGTTTTAGCAGCTGAGTAAGGCAAGAAAACCCCTGCGGGTAATGAAAACACAGCTTCAATCTTGAATTTATCAACTAAATCTCTCCTAATACCTTCATAGTTCTCGTTAAAGAGGAGGCCTTCCAGCATTACTGTAGCTACCCTCCCTCCAGGTTTGACCATGTCCATTATAGCTTGAATGAAATAAGTTTCAAATCTCTTGAACTTATACTTAAAGTTACCAGTAGGTTCACCACTAAATGGACCAAAAGGCGGGTTAGTGGTTATAACGTCTGCCTTCTCCTTATATGCACCTTGGACTGAGCCAGAGAGAGCATCTAGGTTCTCAAAGTTCGATGAGCCGTCTCCATGAAGCCTTAAATTCATTAGCCCTAACTTAAAGACATCTGGAGCTTTTTCTATACCGTAAAGGTTATGCTTTAATTCCCTTATTTTTATTTCCTTATCAGCTTCATTGGTAATTTGTCTCTCTATTTTTTGTTTAACATATTCAAAAGCCTTAACTAAAAATCCTCCAGTTCCAGCAGCTGGATCTAATATAACTTCACCTGGGTTGGGATCGATAATTCTGACCATAAAGGAAACTATATTCCTAGGCGTAAAGAACTGTCCGTAATTACCTTGTTGCCCAAGTTTATACATCAAAAATTCGTACCCTCTACCTAAAGCATCAAATTTTCTTCCTTCGTCTCCAGGTAATTTCAGTAGCCTAAGCCTATCTATAACCTGGATTACC
Protein-coding regions in this window:
- a CDS encoding FeoC-like transcriptional regulator produces the protein MIGVEITPKSSRVINTLAFLLENGSSFAHQLSQIMNMDSREVYPMLKTWILKGVVTVSKQGRRNVYSISQKFKSLISSVVKKYSYKGREFIIAKAKERYKRFLGRDPDPEVLAVIEYFVDKALSGNPYVQGSQNESVAELLARVLNISLYDINEILRELVQANILYVWRNRKARLDSSLTA
- a CDS encoding restriction endonuclease subunit S is translated as MSDYVEIDIGEFPKDWDVRKLKDVIIKAKSGGTPRRNVPEYWNGNIPFAKIQDITKSGKYLYNTEEFITEKGLENSNAWIVPKDSLLLTIYGSLGFVAINKIPVATNQAIIGIIPNKNIIDTEFLYYWYLYFKPYWSKFIKKGTQPNLTLEIVLNSSVPILPLEEQKKIVELLQKATDIYYTLKDYIIQIRNSTETITKVIRKELLTKGIGHRDYVETDIGEFPKDWEVRRLNEIAIIRSGFSERKRDENSKVIHLRPDNIDNETDRIVFHRIVYIPESPKIERYLLRHLDIVLVNTNGSIDHIGKLGIIDMPLNQKITFSNHLTAIRIVSKDVEPYYIYYLLSWYHLNGSFKKVVKNQAGKWNLNLDTIRNLLIPLPPLEEQKKIVELLQKVDELIIRFNDFLQNLEDEANTLYKSILRLALTGKLTEDWRRQIILLRSVVIPYLVYQASKIKGRPVYMTELMKYLFLLQKEYNINLAYNFEPYKYGPFTPQLYKDLEELKDRIEVKEVKDNVDKSLITSKELPQVNQDIANAVNDLINRFGNKDLKELLSYVYKKYPEYTVKSELNLDEFLK
- a CDS encoding class I SAM-dependent DNA methyltransferase encodes the protein MKQSKEVDWNSFGDELWNIANIFRSDIVKPTEYLEEFSYLFFLRLFDEQEIYQENIAKELGEDYKSTIPSEYRFFNWACDPRNYARSKGFKTVTEFLDKMFLDLANLPDTGDPKIDEDRSIIKKIFSNKTRRMQNDNTVIQVIDRLRLLKLPGDEGRKFDALGRGYEFLMYKLGQQGNYGQFFTPRNIVSFMVRIIDPNPGEVILDPAAGTGGFLVKAFEYVKQKIERQITNEADKEIKIRELKHNLYGIEKAPDVFKLGLMNLRLHGDGSSNFENLDALSGSVQGAYKEKADVITTNPPFGPFSGEPTGNFKYKFKRFETYFIQAIMDMVKPGGRVATVMLEGLLFNENYEGIRRDLVDKFKIEAVFSLPAGVFLPYSAAKTDILVFRRPNKGEKTTDKVLFFNIESDGYELKPTRKPIGDCDKKGDIDGCGDLPLALEIYQKFKRGEEIPQTEQYFVVDVEEIRKHDYRLDINVYRKVRLEEENADPKQLIELMETNLSDAMKRLNELKKILGIGDENE